aaaatactattaacgctaacaaatgcgaactcagcaaggtacagattctggtagcttgctttatgcaaaacaaatattgatgaaaaagcaaataaatattgatacacagttttcagaaagagcagaaggaagtttcccggacggtcgatcgagaataaaatatttacgacatgaaaacaacattaaatttgaaccgtgattatagaatataaaaagttacgatcagcgacaaacattttgggagatttttgctacgttcaagtaaattgcaaaatcgaaagtgacatggccggagttcagcgggcgccgtgattaagttaccgcgttaCTGTGTCAAaagatggcaagataccgggtttttgtaagtttctttttctgtcaagtgttataaagtttgacaatgaaatgagcgaagtcaaaacaaagatcacaatcgcccaactcttgtttatgcaaagtcaaaatttactctccaagacgcgtacgacgttatttatcaccaggtaattccatcattttggaaatagcagctactttaatttattattcatctgcgtcacaagttttcactgattttgggcctcattttgttgaaactcaagcacgcttccaacaggcctgtgaacccttcctgcttacagagcaatactaaaaaacttctcccatatcacatttgaaccttaagctcgaaaattcaatacaaaacatgatatcataattcacaaaggcagaaaataccacagaatccttttccagcgaaaattttattgaaacaaacaacatatttgctcttagaggtgaaaacctcttcctatttcattgcgtgcgtgaagacaagaaactcaattgtgtcaaattaccatgtacttcagataaatactgctcactttgatttcgtctcgacgggcgatagattgttgtcgaagtccagtactcgtcgcttttgagattcatgcctagtttatccaactgactttccattattgagctccataagggtatattttgtttaaggatccactaaaacgccattcgcgttgcatgactttcgacgccattgcaggctaagttgatgattctactgtgtccaccagagaaatctacgcagttccactaccctctcgatcctaagaaaatacgcgcagaaggctctatacacaaagacaccacttaccaggggagtgacaggcaagacttttaccgacacggaaaaagaaaaaacaaaaaaacaaaaaaaaaaaaaaaaagaaaacaaacaaactaaacgcagacctcgactgggtttgcccataggcaacccagtaattaacaTAATATACTAATTAATAATTCCTATAAAtctaataaaatatatataataatcaCTAGATATaaagttataaaaaaaattatattcaaAAGCAATCGTAATGTATAAACGTTTGGCTAATTTGAACAAACGTGTCTtacaagcaagcaagcaagaaagTCGAACATGCTTAAGAACAAAAACTTGTGAATTGGCCATCCATTTTAACAACTTGAACATGAAATTTCTCAAATCAATTTCATATCAGGACACAAAAAAGGTTAAATATTTCCTCGCATATAGCAGATACCTCAGGGGTTTGATATGAGAGAGGACCTGCTTAAAGAAGAACCTCCCGTTTTCATTTAAACCTGACCTTGATGGTCACAACAACTGTTAAACCTTTACGAGCTTAGGGTTGTTCAGTTTGACAAGGAGTTCTTCAGCGCTAGGATCTTTCGCCGAACGAGAATCACTATATTTAGATTACTAAAGAGCTTAAGTTATCTATCTTAATTCAGTAGAAAAGCTACATAGTACAGCTGcgaagataatttttaatttaggatCAGACACCCCGCATACAGAGGCCTTAAAGATAGCGAATTGGCATCCACTCTGCTACAAATATAAGATTGCATTAGTAAAACTGATGCACAAGGCTCACTGGGAAAATCTGCCTCTGCCATTATGTGACAGTATAATCTGTAGACGAACATCGACACATCCGTCTAGGACACCTGACTCTGTCTGTGTACCTGGCTTCAACTCAAGATTTGTTCATTTCTCGATTAGATATAGAGGTGCGGCTCTATGGAATAACACCTTGGCCAATGATCATTCAATTGTAGACGCGAGTTGTAAAACTTTGTCAACTAAGTTGAAAGATaatgcaagtttcttaaattttaatttttatgctacgtcaatttctactacagattttagtgaccatgattatgtatacttttaatTGTATCTTACATATACAATCGTAATTGTCATTTAGTTTTAGCTCTCTTACACCCTAGGGATGTTTAGTTTAGGCGTATAACAGTATGTAAATTAAGGgaatcttatcttatttgtaaacacacgaccccataagcttatagctttaaacattatcgtgtttaaataaagatatatctatctatttatctatctatctatctatctatctatctatctatctatcttaaGTTAGCTATCGCTGTGGTTTTCCCAAAACCCAAACACATCTTTTAGAGTCTTTCTCACTGCTGCACGGAATTCGCGTATTCTCCAGCAGAAGACGATGGGATTCACACTGGAATTGACAAACATCACAGAGGTGGCAAAATTGAATGCTAAATGCATCGAATAAGTGCGACCAAGAAAGTTAACTAAGATAGATGGGCAAATTAGAGGCAGGTAACAGAGAAGCATGATAAACCAAATCACAAACATGTTCACCACTGactttttaaaatgtttcattttaaatctttttttcatttcgctGGTCACCTGATTGTCATTTGGCTTATCTTTGTGTCCGTAATTTGATCGTTTGATTTCTTGGTTTTGACAAATTGCGTCACTATTGCACCCTCTTTCTTGGCCGTCAAGGCTTCCCTCGCTTTTATCCGATTCTTTGCTCTGGGCTAGTTCTTCCTCGTCTGCAATCGAATTCTGATGTTCATTCATCCCTTGAAAATATTGCTTGTCTTCCGGTTTCATTGACTTTGTTTCTTTCTCATCTACGTGATGCAGTTTTACTTCCGACTGGATGACTGACAAACTTTCATTTGGAAAGCAATAATTTTGATCACAGCTATTCGTACAGCTGCCATCCGTAACCGAATTGGTTTCCATCGCTTCTTTGTGACATGTTATTGTATTGATACTTGGTGTTTTTCTGGCTCTTAAATCAAACTTAGAATCAAAATTTCCAAGAAATCTCTTGACAATGTAGTTATTCTCTACTAACGTAATTTCATTCTCTTCTCCGAACGTTTTCTGCCTTTTGGATAAAGGCGAACTTTTATTTAACAGGACGCGACTTTGATCATAACTTGAACACAATCCGTTTAAACAGTTCCTGTCATGTATTGACTCTTCGCTATGACAGGAGTTTCCTTTCATATTGGCTGCATCTTCCTTAGCTGAGAAATACTCTTTGCCGCGGTTATTAAGTTGCGATGATACAGTTTCTATGAGTTCACCCTCACATAAAAAATTCGTATTTTTGCCTGTTTGATCGCGCTCGATGTGAGCAAACTCTGTTTCGGTCATCTTAAGTTCCATATTGTCAGTTGAAGGTTTTGGACGTGTTCCTGTCTCCAACTTATGACCGCTGTTTCCTGCTGATAAACTCACAACACTCGATAGTACCGATGTTTCAGATTTTCCCTGTACAGTTTGCATACGTTGCGAAGCACGTTTCTCTTCCAAATCGTTTGTGAACTGCTTAGACACACCTTGTCTCTGTGTTTGGTTATAATTGTTGATTGCCACAATAAAAAGAGGCGGATTATCTGTCTGCTGTTGTTCGACCAAATCCTCGCATGCAAGAAGAGATTCCTCGAAATTAGCTTTCCCCAGAGTTTCCTTTGGTGCCCATTCCTTCTGTTGCAACTGCTTCTCACTTGTAACCCTCGATTTTTCATGTAGACCTCCATTGCCTTTCATTTTGATTTCAATCTTTTGATGATCATTCATTTCTGTGTTTGCTGCTCCATTTCCATCTCTTTCCATTTGCTCCATCTTGCGTTCACCTTGCTGCCTGTCCATTGAAGCCGAATTGAGGTCATTTTCGCTTCTCTTTGAAGCATACGATAGCTCGGACAGCTGGATTGAAATCTGTCTTTGATGATACCGgacaatttgaaatattttcataTAGGACAACAACGCAATGAGCAAAGCAAGGGAATTCAGGCACACAAATACTATATTCTGCGCATCCAGTGCCCACTCGAACATGGAAGCGAAAACTGAGCTTAGTATTAGTAAAGCAGCAACAAGAACACAAACTCGAAACTTGGTGACTATTGCGCTGTATTTCATGTGAAGATGAAGAGCCATTAGTCTATCAAGAGAAATCGCGGCCGCGGTCCAGAGGGATAACGACGATAGAAAGTATGAAAGAAGGTTAAACGCGAGTCCAACGTTACACGTCAACGCGGAATAGGGATTCATTAAGTAAGATATTTTGTAGAGTAAGTAAGCAGGCTCCGCTAAGAATCCGACGCAGAGATCGGCAAAGGCGAGGTTGATTAGGAGGACATAGGATGGTTGGCGCAAAAACTGTGGTGCTCTACAAATGGATACAAGAATCAAAACATTTCCTATTATCGCTGTTAAGCTCAGAAAAGACATCACGGCACAGTTAATAACATACGGACCGAAGAGGTCGCCGTCCTCTGGTACAACTTTACTGATAGGAGCGCATTGTGAAGAAGCCATCGGTGAATGCTGACAATTTTGATGTTGTTCTTGTTACTTGATATATGGAACACCAGTCCAGATTTTTACAGCTCTTCAACACGATTCCTCCCGATTTGTAATATGGTCATTTGTACTTTTTGTGTGTCTCATCATCAGTGTAAATCAATATAGAAAAATAGCCAAACCCGCCTTTCCGGTTTAAACCACCAGAGACAGCAAGATTTTTCAGGACCGAACAGTGGCCATCTCAGTCTTGCCGCAGTCATAAAATCGCCTAAAAGTTAAATGCCAAGTTCTCAGCTACATTGTCCTTTCTGCATTTAAGGTATTTGTGATCTTTTACTAGCTGATATACTGGCACAAAAGCCGAGACACTTTTGTCTTCGAATAATGTTAACCAAGCTTTTGAAAGGCGTTTAAAAACGTTACATAAGCGCCCTCCGTTCTCTCAAGCAAGACCAATAAAACCATCAAACACAAATTCATTGCTCTTAATCTTTAACATCTGGATCTGTTTTATCACCATGGCAGTTCGCCTTTATGTTCCCAAATTAAAGTCATAATTGAAATTGAGGCATCCGTGAAAACTCGGCGAGATCATTACATTTTTGCTTTTAACTGAAACATTCACGTCTTTATTTGCTCTCTTCAAGAAACGCATAGTGTGAAAACGAATTTCAGTAGCAGTTTTTTTGGAAATAaagaggccctattaggggttatcgggatacgggatatttgggtaaaaaattatagggatacgggatatttgggcggaaaattaaagggatacgggatatttttaaaaagattctgggatatcgaagttatcattttttaaaagaatcaaataagaattaacgggatacgggatattttggccaaaaattaatgggatacgggatactcagaccccccctaatggggcctcaatAAAGGCTTATCGTAAAATTTATGAAcgaaaaaagaggaacaataaAGGGAATCTCAATATCTCACCTCTCTTCGAAGCTAAAACATTTCAATTTTTCCCAAGAACCTACTTTTTAAGACCTTTCAAAGAAACCTCCCACaacaaaacatattttaatAAGGTAGGCTGATTTCGCAACTCGAGGGTTGCATGATAATGTGTCGAACCTTTTAAGCTTCATTGACAAACCTTGCTTAAGGAACATAAAATACCAAGTAGTATGATATCATATTACTAcgaccttttttattttttcttttgattccCTTTGCAAAAACACTGTCACATAGTTCAATTATAACGGTTTCTgaaatttttgatttcattcactcgcaaaaaaccaaattttcttcaatgaaaTCCGAAGTGTTAAAGGCTCgacgaggaaagaaaaattgcttTCTGACAAGACAGCTGTGAACTACTAATGAAGTACAGATATTGGAAAGGAGAATTTTTCAATTAAGGGAACAAGATAGCTGTTCTGGCTTCAATTAGCATAAGTAGATGTATTTAAATATATATGATAACCCTCAGAGGCTTTTTCCCTGTTCAATTTGACCTGGAAAGCTAATGCAACTTCGCTGGCACAACATGTAACAAAGTCGCTTAACCAAACAGACAAATTCAAACTACACAAAGCAATAGCTGAACGCTTTCCATGCAAGGTATCATGAATATTAACCACTGGAATTTGCACTGAGGAACGTTTAAGAATCTAAAACGGGCTAAAAAGAGTTGTAAAAATGTGCGcaaaataagaatttttttctcctttaaaaATATCCTCTGCGACCAAGAAAACATTGAAACGAGGATGCTGTTAATTAACTCTGAACTTCAAACAATGAACTTAGTAATTTTCAGCTGGTTCCCTAACAAATATATTGACATAAGGCTGCAAATTTCAGTTGAATTTACACAGCTGACAACAGACGGACAGCTTCCTTAACATCTACATTCTTCTTATCTTCTTTTTCTAGCAGCCTCAATTGCTAAACCGCGGTTTACTTATTACCAAAAAACCTAAATCGTTTAAGGACAAACGAATTTTTAATAACTGATATTGTTTGCTTAAGACTAAGAGCGATGCCCACGCTGGaaataacatatattttttcaatcTTATTCAAGACTTATCCTCAAGGATAACATTCTTCGGATGGTAAACCGAACGAAATTTTTTCCCCGTATTAATTTACTCAGGTGTTGCTGCCGTAATTTAAAAGttcaaattaaatgcaaatttatAGACTACGGCCGAGTTTAAGGAGATCGACAGTTGGAAGGGAATATTCCAGATGTCTTAaacgaaaatataattttattataatgTTCTGGATATTCAGAGGGGAGAGGAAGGGTTTAGGGAGGAGGAAGAaagggccaaaaaaatagtGGGAGGAGGGGGAaagggccaaaaaaatagtGGGAGGAGGGAGAAAGTGTCGTAAAACGCTGAAAGTGAAAAGGTCTTAAAACGCCTTTCTGAATAGATctgaatatattttattttagtataattttcagcggtgaatatttaacaattattccgagcgccgaaggcgaagtgattatcggtgaatattcaccgataatcactgagcctgaggcaaataattgttttagtataaatacataggtgattatttcaaaaaagagaaaaaataatatttcaacgcgaaatcatcttcacttgcagtggcaaaacgactactggcagccattttgtccgtcgaggtgaccgagatagcgagccaatgagagggcgcgattttgtataatcacctgtgtatttataccaaaagaatttagtgttatattCACTGCGCTACACGGTGAATATAACAAGTCCATGGTTGAGTACGAAAATCTTTTCCGTCTTCTGTGCAACTGCATGTAAAATGGGGATGACAGGCCTGCGCGACTCCCACGCTCGTGTTTTAACCATTGTAATTTCCTTTCTCCCACGAGTATATCTTTTGAAGAGCGTCCCTTCATATAAGATATTAGAAGTGGTTCTTTGAGAATTTCTCTTAGCAATGGTTGCGGAATTTCAATCATATGCCATTTGCTCATGATGATTTGTTTCAAGTTATACACCGATGGTTCGTATTGTGttataccgcgcaccggtggctcacatgcgggaggtcgtgagttcgactccagccggaccaacactcagggtctttaccatttgcggatgtaattacaaaggcagcactatctccttagttattttaagactttcaagtcttctcggataaggactataaaccgtaggctccgtctcacaacccttgaatgttcacaacccagtgggacgtaaaataacccacacactattcgtaaagagtagggcatggagctcccggtgttgtggtcaggccttatttcattcattcatgtgctgggtgagatcgctaatggcctaatagcggctgccatcggcGCCTGTAtctgctgatgtccgatctcatccatagatcccttgctgtacaagcgcatttgaatatgccaaTAGAAAGTGCGCTATACAAGTTCATTACCACTACCATTACCAAAGCCGGGGTAAgattcatttatttcttttctgtttttgttggaGAGCTTGCTTTCTGTGGTCAAAGTTCACTTCTGAAAGTGTTTTGTGTATAAAACCCTTTGGGTAACCTCTTTTTTGGAGGTGTTTTTCGAAGTCTCTGATCCTCTCTTTAAAGGATTTCCTTGAAGAGCTTCTTCTCAGTAGTTTCCTCTCTGCTGGCGTTCTAGAGAGAAAACGTCTTCGTCTATGAAGCGTTTCTAAACGAATGGTTTTAACGTACTTTTGTTAAGGATGTCTGTTTCCACTTTAGCAGGCCACAAAGGTAGGGTGCATGATTCAAAGGTAAGGTGGTACTACATTTTAAATTTAGTAGTCTGTAGCTATTCAAAGAGCATCGGAaggaatagaccaattttgatatattacacttcagtcctaaacaaaatacaccatttcgaggctctggggattaaatataaggatttgtatgagtttattccccagagcctcgagatgatgctttttgtttgggactgaatcttaattaatatatcgaaagtgggctatttacaCTGTAAGTATAGTGTTATTCTGGGTATGCAATTTAAAGAGTCGACATTTCGACACTCCTGGAGACTGTGTTCATCACAGGGGGGTTATGCGCCCTTTTATATTGTTTCGTTGACCACAGACGTCAAACTCTACGAAGGAACAGATTCGTATtgtaacaagacgcctacaagggcgtatccgtggaatgcgcaaacagttaacacaaattgtccagttatagtgaacttcaactacaggtaaacttcggaaaatggcgagagattaccagaaagataactCTGTAATAAAACttaaagttgtttgttgtaaaaacgcattgttaatgttactaaatttgcaaatgcaacaacgaagccctatttgcaggttatcaggatacgtgattatttattattattttttttttgaaggagaCTTTATCCAAATCCCACAGTTTTACTTGTTTCCTTACctccgttcatccaaaaattacaagatcagccttaattaaatcatccgaaaaacttgtTACGAATCActtcctgggccagttgttcaaaaaccgattaacgctaatctcaggttaaaaattaacaaaggagttttattctctactcccaaatgctgttcaaggctgatat
The Montipora capricornis isolate CH-2021 chromosome 10, ASM3666992v2, whole genome shotgun sequence genome window above contains:
- the LOC138019626 gene encoding uncharacterized protein, whose protein sequence is MASSQCAPISKVVPEDGDLFGPYVINCAVMSFLSLTAIIGNVLILVSICRAPQFLRQPSYVLLINLAFADLCVGFLAEPAYLLYKISYLMNPYSALTCNVGLAFNLLSYFLSSLSLWTAAAISLDRLMALHLHMKYSAIVTKFRVCVLVAALLILSSVFASMFEWALDAQNIVFVCLNSLALLIALLSYMKIFQIVRYHQRQISIQLSELSYASKRSENDLNSASMDRQQGERKMEQMERDGNGAANTEMNDHQKIEIKMKGNGGLHEKSRVTSEKQLQQKEWAPKETLGKANFEESLLACEDLVEQQQTDNPPLFIVAINNYNQTQRQGVSKQFTNDLEEKRASQRMQTVQGKSETSVLSSVVSLSAGNSGHKLETGTRPKPSTDNMELKMTETEFAHIERDQTGKNTNFLCEGELIETVSSQLNNRGKEYFSAKEDAANMKGNSCHSEESIHDRNCLNGLCSSYDQSRVLLNKSSPLSKRQKTFGEENEITLVENNYIVKRFLGNFDSKFDLRARKTPSINTITCHKEAMETNSVTDGSCTNSCDQNYCFPNESLSVIQSEVKLHHVDEKETKSMKPEDKQYFQGMNEHQNSIADEEELAQSKESDKSEGSLDGQERGCNSDAICQNQEIKRSNYGHKDKPNDNQVTSEMKKRFKMKHFKKSVVNMFVIWFIMLLCYLPLICPSILVNFLGRTYSMHLAFNFATSVMFVNSSVNPIVFCWRIREFRAAVRKTLKDVFGFWENHSDS